Proteins encoded within one genomic window of Pseudanabaena sp. BC1403:
- a CDS encoding GAF domain-containing protein — protein sequence MSQAGANPWDRQFVNLGRIMQFLRDEDSIDNLLMATLDYLRDNFEYKLLWIGLYDAENHRLTGKGGTTPAGEIKFLKERFNLNAGDLLDQVILQRKPVPIADLRQEKRSGEWQKLAQKFDIQGTLFWPIYHRDRSFGVVILGSSLWNVTPRNEERARLSVVLGALGSTLSRLDDDWHHHNTKRPDEPLLQILSKIRNVPALTERLEEIVQETHNFVMPDHTNIYWFEREHQYFWRRIANRQPGPKIKQAVDNTAGVTVQNAPSLYQALSKDQVVVVVDAKSMTKGEVSNRVMEQFGAVSIIIAPIFFQSELLGFLSVEGDEPRLWTDDERNFVRGAAQLAAITAPLEEMEVTLDRIASDQILTAGIARAIYSDNDWQSALDQAAEQLCQRLGLERFWVATYDKDNDMFRIDFQYHPKNRRPLPNLLPGLAPVDVQMMEQSVDAATVENLDSDFKFLSWRNSLIDLDVRSMIVSSTSVGKALEGILAVAHEAPRTWSRPEREMVQAVAQQIGLIVHQNELQRLSDERQKSHQAVQFGLVALQQCNALEKLHHTATQLMAQVTQSPLAVLVVWLPGRQGGQIASVFASRDEYQLTISETLLAIEEDPLAQWAIQSEGILPLSIHDLPEQTKAWLNAPALGHLLVTALRTTPDHQPTGMILVADRVGRRWVDRQLQAFNMLANQLSWSRRHLLLVDHLKHNRQELERLNWYKHRRLEDIYRTVSSGVQRLLDADARANGTGGINNITLQSSLKQLQGSLSPLPQIIRKEQWRLRPNYETAPLAGMLKRALERVDTLIKQRQIWSQVHNQANVVVGGDIAKMEMILNELLLFACGRSDVGGRIDLWCRQIDEKLLELSITDYGVVDASLLQELHQGRAIDPLSPSLLDQPPGLHLAICQTLMMEAGGELSLYQLEDNRILSRLILPLSSS from the coding sequence ATGAGTCAAGCAGGAGCTAACCCATGGGATCGCCAATTTGTTAACCTTGGGCGAATCATGCAGTTCTTGCGTGATGAAGATAGTATTGACAACCTATTGATGGCAACTCTCGATTATCTTCGAGACAATTTTGAGTACAAGCTGCTCTGGATTGGACTTTATGACGCAGAAAACCATCGACTTACAGGTAAAGGTGGTACAACGCCTGCTGGTGAAATTAAATTTTTAAAAGAGCGGTTTAATCTCAATGCAGGCGATTTGCTCGATCAGGTGATTTTGCAACGTAAGCCTGTGCCGATCGCTGATCTACGTCAAGAGAAACGTAGTGGTGAATGGCAAAAATTAGCCCAAAAATTTGATATCCAAGGCACTTTGTTTTGGCCGATCTATCATCGCGATCGCAGTTTTGGAGTGGTCATCTTAGGCTCCAGTCTGTGGAATGTCACCCCACGCAATGAAGAAAGAGCCAGACTCTCTGTTGTGCTTGGTGCGCTTGGCTCGACCCTAAGCCGTCTTGATGACGATTGGCATCATCACAATACCAAGCGTCCTGATGAACCCCTACTGCAAATCCTCTCAAAAATTCGGAATGTGCCAGCACTAACTGAACGGCTTGAAGAGATTGTTCAGGAAACCCATAATTTTGTTATGCCAGATCACACCAATATTTATTGGTTTGAACGCGAACATCAATATTTTTGGCGGCGGATTGCCAATCGTCAGCCAGGCCCCAAAATCAAGCAAGCAGTTGACAATACGGCTGGAGTCACAGTCCAAAATGCCCCTAGTTTGTATCAGGCTCTATCTAAAGATCAGGTGGTGGTGGTAGTTGATGCTAAGTCCATGACCAAGGGCGAGGTTAGCAATCGAGTTATGGAACAATTTGGAGCAGTTTCTATAATTATTGCGCCCATATTTTTCCAATCAGAACTGTTAGGCTTTTTGTCAGTAGAAGGAGATGAGCCTCGGCTCTGGACTGATGACGAGCGAAATTTTGTCCGTGGTGCTGCGCAACTTGCCGCCATTACTGCGCCTTTGGAAGAAATGGAAGTAACTCTTGATCGCATTGCTTCTGATCAAATTCTTACCGCAGGAATTGCCAGAGCTATATATTCAGACAACGATTGGCAAAGCGCCCTCGATCAAGCTGCGGAACAGTTATGCCAGCGACTAGGACTAGAACGTTTTTGGGTGGCAACCTATGACAAAGACAATGACATGTTTCGGATCGATTTTCAGTACCATCCCAAAAATCGTCGCCCCCTTCCTAATCTTTTGCCAGGTCTAGCTCCTGTTGATGTGCAGATGATGGAGCAGTCTGTAGATGCTGCAACTGTAGAGAATCTCGACAGCGATTTTAAATTTCTGTCATGGCGAAATTCATTAATTGATCTTGATGTGCGATCGATGATCGTCAGTAGTACTTCGGTTGGGAAGGCTCTCGAAGGTATTCTCGCAGTTGCCCATGAAGCCCCACGTACATGGTCGCGCCCAGAAAGAGAAATGGTGCAAGCTGTTGCTCAGCAAATTGGATTAATCGTTCACCAAAATGAGTTGCAGCGCTTATCCGATGAACGCCAAAAGTCTCATCAAGCTGTTCAGTTTGGTTTAGTCGCACTCCAACAATGCAATGCTCTTGAGAAGTTGCATCATACGGCGACGCAATTAATGGCGCAGGTTACGCAATCCCCTCTTGCCGTATTAGTAGTATGGCTACCAGGTCGGCAAGGCGGACAAATAGCTTCAGTGTTTGCTAGTCGTGATGAGTATCAGCTCACGATTAGCGAAACCCTACTTGCGATCGAAGAAGATCCGCTGGCACAGTGGGCGATTCAAAGTGAAGGAATTCTGCCTCTAAGTATTCATGACTTACCAGAACAGACTAAGGCTTGGCTAAATGCGCCTGCTCTTGGACATTTATTAGTAACTGCATTACGCACAACTCCCGATCACCAGCCAACTGGAATGATTTTGGTTGCCGATCGCGTAGGACGGCGTTGGGTTGATCGCCAGTTACAGGCATTTAATATGTTGGCAAATCAACTATCTTGGTCTCGTCGCCACCTATTACTAGTCGATCATCTCAAACACAATCGTCAAGAACTGGAACGCCTTAATTGGTACAAGCATCGTCGTTTGGAAGATATCTATCGTACGGTTAGTTCGGGTGTCCAGCGTTTGTTGGATGCTGATGCTCGTGCTAATGGAACTGGAGGCATCAACAACATTACCTTACAAAGTTCTCTTAAACAATTACAGGGTTCTCTATCTCCACTCCCACAGATTATCCGCAAAGAGCAATGGCGCTTACGTCCCAACTATGAGACTGCTCCTTTAGCAGGTATGCTCAAACGGGCTTTAGAAAGAGTAGATACGCTCATAAAGCAACGCCAAATATGGTCGCAGGTACATAACCAAGCCAATGTGGTGGTTGGTGGTGACATCGCTAAGATGGAGATGATCTTAAACGAGTTGCTGCTATTTGCCTGTGGGCGATCGGATGTTGGCGGCAGAATTGATCTTTGGTGTCGTCAAATAGATGAAAAGCTTCTAGAGCTATCAATCACCGATTATGGTGTGGTTGATGCATCTTTATTACAGGAGTTACATCAAGGCAGAGCGATCGATCCTCTATCTCCATCGCTATTAGATCAGCCCCCTGGATTGCATCTTGCAATCTGCCAGACTCTTATGATGGAGGCTGGAGGAGAACTCTCTCTCTATCAACTAGAAGACAATCGCATTCTCAGTCGTCTAATTTTGCCTCTTTCTAGTTCATAA
- a CDS encoding DUF1152 domain-containing protein has translation MNLFNLPLFTELEQAKTILLSGAGGGFDIFCGLPLYFSLKALGKTVYLANLSFSSLPNDQPRLSPSLLKVTADTPRPRNYFPEQHLAAWFRQQGQETPIYCFENTGFKPLLASYQALVEELSIDTIILVDGGTDSLMRGDEIGLGTPHEDVASIAAVDELAIERKLLVCLGFGIDRYHGVCHAHVLEGIAELIGSGGFLGAFSLLQEMDEVIQYKEASEYVFQAMTEHISIVNSSIISALMGHYGDYHTSTRTKGSKLWINPLMSLYWCFRLPQVAKRIIYLDAMKQTNTYTDIMFLIEGLNRGNNIRKWEDIPV, from the coding sequence GTGAATTTATTCAATTTGCCACTTTTTACAGAACTGGAACAGGCGAAGACCATTCTCTTAAGTGGAGCAGGAGGTGGATTTGACATTTTTTGTGGACTGCCACTCTACTTCAGTTTAAAAGCATTAGGCAAAACAGTCTATCTTGCAAATTTGTCATTTTCTTCTCTCCCAAATGATCAACCAAGATTATCACCATCCCTGCTTAAAGTGACAGCAGATACTCCTCGTCCTCGCAATTACTTTCCCGAACAACATCTAGCAGCTTGGTTTCGCCAACAAGGGCAAGAAACTCCCATTTATTGTTTTGAGAACACTGGTTTTAAGCCCCTTCTAGCTAGTTACCAAGCTTTGGTTGAAGAGTTATCGATAGATACGATTATTCTAGTGGACGGAGGCACGGACAGTTTAATGCGCGGAGATGAAATAGGTCTAGGTACACCGCACGAAGATGTCGCAAGTATCGCCGCAGTGGATGAACTTGCTATTGAACGAAAATTATTGGTTTGTTTGGGATTTGGTATCGATCGCTATCATGGTGTCTGCCATGCTCACGTACTTGAAGGTATTGCAGAATTAATTGGGAGTGGTGGATTTTTAGGGGCATTTTCCTTACTTCAGGAGATGGATGAAGTAATACAGTATAAAGAGGCAAGTGAGTATGTTTTTCAAGCAATGACAGAACATATTAGCATTGTCAATAGTTCTATAATTTCAGCCCTAATGGGTCACTATGGGGATTATCACACCTCTACCAGAACGAAAGGAAGCAAGCTTTGGATTAATCCTTTAATGAGTCTGTATTGGTGCTTTCGATTGCCCCAAGTTGCAAAGCGGATCATTTACCTTGATGCCATGAAGCAAACAAACACCTACACAGACATCATGTTTTTGATTGAAGGTCTAAATAGGGGTAACAACATCCGAAAATGGGAAGATATACCTGTATAG